Genomic DNA from Desulfuromonas versatilis:
GGCTGGGTGATCTTGTCGCGTTCCAGCGGCCCCGCCGGCAGGGCGTAGAGGGGCATCTCGCGGTCGAGGGAGGGGCAGCCGGAGCGGTCGATGGCGTTGCCCATGGCGTCCACCACCCGCCCGAGCAGGGCGTCGCCAACCCTGAGGGTGGCCCGGTCGCGCAGCACCCGGATCAGGCTCCCCGGGCCGAGCCCGCGCAGCTCGCCCAGGGGCATCAGCAGCGCCCGCGAATCGCGGAAGCCGACCACTTCGGCCGGTACCGGCGCGGCGCCGTCCTTGGGGATCAGCTCGCAGAGCGTCCCCACCGAGGCCGAGGGGCAGTGCCCCTCCACCACCAGGCCGACGATGTTGGTGACCTTGCCGCGCACCCGCAGGGTGTTGAGGCCGCGGATCTGATTGACCAAAGCGTCCATTTTTCCTAAAAACCTCAATCAGCCACGGATAAGACCGAATAACATCGGATAAATCAAAGACATAGATTTTTGCAGGGCATAATCTTCCAGGTTTCGATCAGAATCCAGATAAGGCCGTGAAAATCCGATTCGATCAGATTTGATCCGTGGCCAAATGCTTTTTTCAGGCTTATTCGCCTGCGGCCGCCGCCAGGGTCTTCTGGCGGATCTCCTCGAGCTGGCTCTCGATGCTGGCGTCGACCTCGCCGAGCTCCGACTCGACCAGGCAGCCGCCCCGGGAGACGCTGGCGTCGGCCTCGAAGGTGATGTTCTTCAGGCCGCTGATTCCGGCCAGCAGCAGGGGTTTTTTCTCCTGCACCAGGGCGAAGTCGGCGGGGTTGACCCGCACGTGGAAGGCGTCGGAGCGCACCGCGGCATGCAGGGCCTTCTGCAGGGTGTGAAAGACGATTTCCGGGTTGGTGGCGATTTCGCAGGAGACCACCTGCTCGGCGATGGCCATGACCAGCCGCAGCATGTCGTCGGTGCTGTTCTTCAGGATCGACTCGCGCAGCCGGTGGATCGACTCGAGACCCGCGGCAAAGGCCTTGACGGTCTCGCCGAGGCGGGTCTCGGTCTGCTGGATCCCCTCCTGGCGGCCGCGAGCGAAGGCCTCCTCCTTCTCCCGCTCCAAGTTGGGCGCCGCCACCGGCTGCGGGTCCGGCCGAGCCCCCTGCGGGGCAACGCCGGTTGCGGGCCGGCCTATGGCTGCCGGCTGAAACTCCTCGTCGGCGGGCTCCATGCCGCCGCTGCCGGCCCCTTCGCCGTCGAAGTCGACAAAGCGCAGGGTCTGCAGCCCCTCGACCGCAGCGCCCTTGAGTACCCTAGACAATGACATCGGTCACTCCTCGGCCCGGGATCACCAGGCGTCCCTCCTCCTCCAGCCCCAGGGCGACCTGAATGATCTCCTGCTGGGCCGCCTCGACGTCCGCCACCCGCACCGGGCCCATGGCCTCCAGGTCCTCCTGGATCATGTCGGCGGCGCGCTGGGAAATGTTTTCGAAAATCTTGGTCTTGAGCGCCTTGGATGCCGACTTGAGGGCCAGCACCAGGGTGTCGTTGTTGATCTCGCGCAGCACCGCCTGCAGGCCGCGGCTGTCGATGTGCACCAGGTCGTCGAAAGCGAAGAGCTTGCGGCGGATCGCCTCGGCCATGTCCGGGTCGGTCTCTTCCATAGCCGAGAGGATCGCCCGGTCCTTGCCCTTGGGCATGCGGCCGAGGATGTCGACCACCTTGTCGATGCCGCCCACCTGCTGGTGCTCGCGGCTGACCACCACGCCGATCTCGCGGCGCAGCGACTCCTCGATTTGAATGATGACCTCGGGCGAGACCTTCTCGATGCGCGCCATGCGGTACATGACCTCGGCGCGAAACTCCTCGGGGAACCCCTCGATGATCTTGCTGGTATGCTCGGGGGTCTGGGTCGAGAGCACCAGGGCCACGGTCTGCGGATGCTCGCGCTCGAGAATGCCCGAGACCATGCGCGCCTCCATCAGGGCGATGGTCTCCAGGGGGCGGAAACTGACCCCGGCGGCGAGCTGCTCCATGAGCATTTCGCGGCGCGACTGGTTCTCGCCGCTGGAGATCGCCTTTTTGACGAATTCCTCGCCGCGCACGAACAGCCCGGCGTGGTCCTTCTGGGCCTTTTCGAACAGCTCGATGACCTGTTTGGCGATGTCCGCCGGCACATGGTCCATCCCCATCATGCAGCGGCTGATCTTGCGCACCTCGTTGTCGTCGAGCTCCTCGAAGACCTTGGCGGCGGCTTCCTCGCCCAGGCAGAGCAGGAAGATGGCGGCTTTTTCAACCCCGGAGAGGCGGGAAAGGTGCTTGATTTCCACGGCGGACTCAGCCCTCCCTCAGCCAGCGTTTGATGATCTGGGCGTAGGGCGCCCGCTCCTGGATCGCCTGCTTGCGCAGCCGCTTGCCCAGGTCCAGATTGGGGTTGGCCAGGGCCTTGGTATCCTCCTCGGGCGCCTCGCCGTTGAGTTCCATTTCCAGTTCGCCGACGGTCTTCATCGGGGTGACCACCTGGGCCTCGCGCTGCAGGGTCCTCAGCATCGGCCGGGCCAGCAGGAAGTAGAGCAGCAGCCCGGCGACCACCAGCAGGCCGTATTTGACGAAGGGCAGGTACGAGTAAAGATCATCGACCCCGGAGACCTCGGGAATCGGCTCGGCGCTGAAGATGTTCTCGAAGGGCATGGAGTTGACGGTGATTTGGTCGCCGCGGCCGGCGTCGAGGCCGATGGCGTTGCGCACCAGCTCCTCGATGGACTGCAGCTCCTTTTCGTTGCGCGGGGTGGTCACCGGCGGCTCGCCCGGCGCCCCGGGGGCCACCTTGTCGGCGATCAGCACCGCCACCGAGAGCTGCTTGATGGTGCCGACCTGAAACACCTTGCGGCTGACCACCTTGCTGACCTCGTAGTTGACCGTCTCCTCGTTGCGGCTCGAGGGGTTCTGGGTGGTGGTGGCCCCGCCCTGGCCGTCGGGCAGGTTGGACTGGGCCCCGGGGATGCCGCCGGCCACCGAGCTCGCCCCTTTCTCCTGGGCGCTCTGTTCGCTGCGCACCACCGAACCTTCGGGGTCGTACTTCTCTTCGGTCTGCTCCTGCTGGGTGAAATCGAGGTTGGCGGTCACCTTGACCAGGGCGCTGCCCGGTCCCAGGGCCCGGTCGAGCAGGGCCTGGGCGCGGCCCTCGAGGCGCCGCTCGAGAGTCTGCTGGTGGTCGAGCATGCCGGGGGTCATCGGCCCGGCCAGCTCGTCGCGGGGCGGCTGGGAGAGGATGCGCCCGGTGGCGTCGACCACCGTGACCTTGTCGGCCTCGATCCCCTCGATGCTGCCCGCCACCAGGTGGATGATCCCCTGGATCTGGCTCTCCTTGAGCGAAGCGCCCGGGGCGAGCTTGAGGATGACCGAGGCGGTGGAGTCCTTCTGCTGCTCGCGAAACAGACGCTTTTCGGCCAGCGCCAGATGCACCCGGGCCCCCTCCACCGGGGCCAGCGAGGCGATGGTGCGGGCCAGTTCCCCCTGCAGCGCCCGCTGGTAGTTGATCTTCTGGGCAAAGTCGGTCATGCCGAAGCTCTGCTTGTCGAACACCTCGAAGCCGACCCCGCCCCCCTGGGGAAGTCCGGCCCCGGCCAGCTCGAGCCGGGTCTCGTGAACCTGGTCGGCGGGGATGTAGATGGCCTTGCCCTCGTCCTCGAGCCGATAGGGGATCTTGCGCTCCTTGAGCCAGCCCACCACCGAGGAGGCGTCGCTGCTGCCGAGGTTGGCGAAGAGCAGCTTGTAGTCGGCCACCTGCGCCTGCAGGATGATCACGGCGAAGATGGCGACACTGGCCAGGGCCGCCACGGCCATGGTCAGCTTGCGCGAACGCGGCCAGCCATTGATGGTGGTGATGAGGGATTTGCGGGTTTCTTCGGCCATGGTCGGCTAACCTCCTGATGTTCCAGGCGTCGTAATTCGTAATACGTAATGCGTAATGGGCAAGGCGTCATTGGCCGGGCTTGAAGATTTTACCCCTCACGCCTCACGCCTTACGCCTTACGGCGCATCAGACCTGCATGCGCATGATTTCCTGGTAGGCGTCGACGATCTTGTTGCGCATCTGCACCGTCAGGCGCAACGAGATGTCGGCCTTTTCCATGGCGATCATGACTTCGTGCAGGTTTTCCGCGCCGCCGGTCTGCAGCTTCTGCACCGCCTGGTCGGCCTCGACCTGCTGGCGGTTGACATCCTGGATGGCCTGGCCGAGAGCCTCGGCGAAGCCGGCGGCGGCCTTGGGCGCCGCCTCGGGGCGGGAACTCTGCAGCGACTGCAGCTGGGATACCAGGGTGATGTCTTTCATGTCTCAGCCTAACTCCCTATTTCGAGGGCTTTGAGGGCCATGCGCTTGGCCGATTTGATCACCGTGACGTTGGCCTCGTAGGCCCGCGTGGCGCTGGTCATGTCCGCCATCTCCTCGAGCAGGTTGATGTTGGGCATGGCGACGAAGCCCTGTTCGTCGGCATCGGGGTGCGAAGGGTTGTGCACCATCTTCGGCGGCTCCTGGCTGACCTGGATGGCGGTCACCTCCACCCCCTGCTCGGCGCCTTTCAAGCTCTGTTCCAACTGCTGGCCGAAGGGGGTCTCGGAGGACTGGAACACCACCGCGCGCTTACGGTAGGGCCCCCCTTCCGGGGTGCGGGTGGTCTCGATATTGGCCAGGTTCGAGCTGATGGTGT
This window encodes:
- a CDS encoding FliH/SctL family protein; its protein translation is MSLSRVLKGAAVEGLQTLRFVDFDGEGAGSGGMEPADEEFQPAAIGRPATGVAPQGARPDPQPVAAPNLEREKEEAFARGRQEGIQQTETRLGETVKAFAAGLESIHRLRESILKNSTDDMLRLVMAIAEQVVSCEIATNPEIVFHTLQKALHAAVRSDAFHVRVNPADFALVQEKKPLLLAGISGLKNITFEADASVSRGGCLVESELGEVDASIESQLEEIRQKTLAAAAGE
- the fliE gene encoding flagellar hook-basal body complex protein FliE — encoded protein: MKDITLVSQLQSLQSSRPEAAPKAAAGFAEALGQAIQDVNRQQVEADQAVQKLQTGGAENLHEVMIAMEKADISLRLTVQMRNKIVDAYQEIMRMQV
- the flgC gene encoding flagellar basal body rod protein FlgC, with translation MDLFDSFKIASSAMKAQRIRLNTISSNLANIETTRTPEGGPYRKRAVVFQSSETPFGQQLEQSLKGAEQGVEVTAIQVSQEPPKMVHNPSHPDADEQGFVAMPNINLLEEMADMTSATRAYEANVTVIKSAKRMALKALEIGS
- the fliG gene encoding flagellar motor switch protein FliG produces the protein MEIKHLSRLSGVEKAAIFLLCLGEEAAAKVFEELDDNEVRKISRCMMGMDHVPADIAKQVIELFEKAQKDHAGLFVRGEEFVKKAISSGENQSRREMLMEQLAAGVSFRPLETIALMEARMVSGILEREHPQTVALVLSTQTPEHTSKIIEGFPEEFRAEVMYRMARIEKVSPEVIIQIEESLRREIGVVVSREHQQVGGIDKVVDILGRMPKGKDRAILSAMEETDPDMAEAIRRKLFAFDDLVHIDSRGLQAVLREINNDTLVLALKSASKALKTKIFENISQRAADMIQEDLEAMGPVRVADVEAAQQEIIQVALGLEEEGRLVIPGRGVTDVIV
- the fliF gene encoding flagellar basal-body MS-ring/collar protein FliF, whose translation is MAEETRKSLITTINGWPRSRKLTMAVAALASVAIFAVIILQAQVADYKLLFANLGSSDASSVVGWLKERKIPYRLEDEGKAIYIPADQVHETRLELAGAGLPQGGGVGFEVFDKQSFGMTDFAQKINYQRALQGELARTIASLAPVEGARVHLALAEKRLFREQQKDSTASVILKLAPGASLKESQIQGIIHLVAGSIEGIEADKVTVVDATGRILSQPPRDELAGPMTPGMLDHQQTLERRLEGRAQALLDRALGPGSALVKVTANLDFTQQEQTEEKYDPEGSVVRSEQSAQEKGASSVAGGIPGAQSNLPDGQGGATTTQNPSSRNEETVNYEVSKVVSRKVFQVGTIKQLSVAVLIADKVAPGAPGEPPVTTPRNEKELQSIEELVRNAIGLDAGRGDQITVNSMPFENIFSAEPIPEVSGVDDLYSYLPFVKYGLLVVAGLLLYFLLARPMLRTLQREAQVVTPMKTVGELEMELNGEAPEEDTKALANPNLDLGKRLRKQAIQERAPYAQIIKRWLREG